CAGATTACGAGCaatatacttggcacttgggggctgaTGCATGTCATTTTTCAACATACAAGAAGATCCGGCTCATCTCAGAAGATAGGTCAGCCTTTGGGGGTTGCAGAATACTTTTTTGAAGTGGTCATCTTAAAAGACCCGTCTCATCTCATgaagataaaccggcccttgggggctacaggatGTTCTTTTCAAACGGAGTTGCTTAAAGAGTCGGCTTATCATTATCATGataacccggcccttgggggctatgcTTGCAGATTTTACATATTTTTCTTCAAGTCTTCACCATACTCAAGCTTTTCCTATGATCAAGACTTGCGGGCTACATAAGGATATATAACGGGGGGAAATGGAGAGTACCTCATACTTCTTTTCATTGTATTCACTAAGCTAGCCTCCATGTCCCGGCTTGTGACCAGGCGGCTTACATAGCCAGCATGTAAATCTTCAGCATTGAGGCCTTCATAACCTGACAGCTCAAGTTTTGATTTGCCTTTCTCAGACAAAAGTTTCTCCTCCTTGGTTGTGTGCTTCGTTAACAGATTGGTGATTCCTGGTGTTTTATAACCCGCCCCAATAATGGCAACATCGTCATCATTCTTCTCGGGAGGAGTCTCTTCTGTTGCTTCGAGAGGACTTGAAGGAATGGAACTCGGCGGGTCAGGGTTGCCTGCTGGGTTGGCATCAGCATCCATAGCATCGGAGGCTGTTTTTTCTGTCTGCGGGGGCGGGTCACCCCGATCATCATGGTGTTCTTCATCTTGCTCAGTATTGGCGTCTGGGGTCACCAATACTTGTTCTTCTGACTCTGGAATTACGGGGGTTGTCGAAGACTTGCCCATTTTCCTCTTCTTGGATTTGGCTTTGGCTCTGCAAAAGAAGATAGCATGTCAAAATTATATGTGTCAAATGATTTCAAAGTTCAGTTAGAAAGAGGATTACCCTAGATTTATAATCAGAGCAGGCAACTGTGTAGAGGTTGAGTCTCCTGAAGACGGAGGCgactcctgataatttgaatcagaagggTTAAGAGGCTGCCTGATAAGGCCGGCTTTGGGCAAAGAAGGAGTCGAACTGTGTGGCACCTCGTTACGTCTCTTGCGAGCAGAGGGTTCGTGAGTTAACCCGTCCACCAGGTCGCTAGAGCCGCCACTCCGAGTTTGGCGCCTCACGTCATATTGAGCCTTTTTCAAAATAAAGTTTGGGTCTAAATGAGCATCTAGATGAGAAAAGGGGACGTTCCAGACGACCTGCCTTGTTTTCTTTGGAGACAAGGAGTCTGAGCCGAAAGAGATGGAAATTACCTCAATATCATCAGCCCGACTTGTTGCTGCCTCATCCTGAGAGTAAGAAGTGTCAGCTAATTCGATAAAAAGACGGCCaagagaatcaagttctacctctaaTTAATCTTCAGCTTCTACTGACCCGCCAATAGCAGCTGGCTCATTCACATCAGCTTCCTTGTTCTTTTTTCGAATTGGTGTGTTCTTAGATTTGGCCACTGcagttttcttcttcttattccaaAAAGAAGAGCCGGGCTGCATAATAAAGAGGGGTTATAAAGTTAAATACAAGGTAATATAAAGAATTATAAGCCGGATATAGAGGAATGCTTACAGGTGGGGCCGGGTTGAGCTTGAAGAATGGCAACAACCCTGTTTTGTTACAGTTTTCTTGAGATTCCCATAGCAGACTCTTTACAGTTTGATTGATTTCATCATCAATAAAATTATCAGAGTTGTACCGCTGAGGATCATTTGACTCGCCTGAGTATTCGCACATCAAGCCGGGACGGCGACTCAAGGGAAGGATTCTCCATCTAACCCAACACCGGGCTAGATCAACTCCTATTAGCCCATTGGCTAACAAAGGCCTTCACTTCTTGGTAAGTTGGGAGTGCTTCAGCACGTTCTTCTGGAATGAGTTTGCTCGCGGACTAAAGTCTATGGGCAGATGGTCAGCTCTGTAACCCGGTAGAGGGTTCTCACCGGCTGGGGCAatatccttgcaataaaaccaagttttAACCCAACCCTTAGGATGACTGGGCAGAGTGGCTGGAGGAAAACTACCATCTCTTCGTCTCTGGATTGAGATTCCGCAAGTGCTAGGCTCGGGCCATCTGCGCATTCAATTTGGCGGTTCATGTAGAAAAATTCCTTGAAGAGAGCGACAGTGGGCTCCATTTACAGATATGCTTCACCAAAGATTTGAAAGTGGCAGAGATTTGATATGGAGTTTGGGCCCAAATCTTGTGGATGAAGGTCGAAGTAGTTCAAGGCATCCCGAAAAAAATTTGAGCCAGGAGGAGTAAAGCCTCTGAGAATATGATCAGTAAAAGCCACAACCTCCCCTTCGCCGGGTCTAGGAACATCCTCCCCTTGACTGACTCACCAGCCAATTTCTTCCTGAGTCGCCAAGAGACCTTGGTTTTCATAATATTTAAGGATGGTTTCAGTGACTAGGGAAGGCACCCAGTCGCAAATAGTGGTCTTCGACATATTGAGCCGCCTAAATATGATGGAAAACTACGAAAGTAGAATATGGCGGGTTACTTGAGAAGCAATGACCCGTCATCACAGTCATATGAGTAAGACAGCATAATGATAATTCGCCTTAAAACAGTGAAATCGATTTAGTTACAGATGCAGTTTCTGAATTCGGCGAGTTACAGATATGATGGTAAGTCGCCCAAAGATACAAGGGCGGGTTAGCTAAGTTCAGGATTGCTGAATTTTCTGCTAAGTGTGGAACAAACAAGTTTCAGAATAGAACATCTACACTTATGGATTTACGGGcagttcaaaaataaaaataaatggGTAATCCTAATGGTGGTGGCGGAGCTACTGGCGAACTATTGGCGAATTCTGAATGAAGCATGATTTATTCAGAGGCAAGATTGGTATTCAAACTATTTCCGCAATACTTCTATGGCCATCTCCGATCTAATATAAAGTCTACTCAAGATATCATGGGGGAGAACAGGAGAACGCCGACGAACTTTAAGAACTCCGACGAGATAATGTGAATCTAAGGAGGAGAAGTTCCGGTACCTGGTTGTAGTGGCCGAGAGCGGAGGTGCGCCGCTGAACTCCGGTGAAGGCGGAGCGTGTGGCAAGTCCCGAGCGAGGCGGCTGGCGAAGGTCGATGGCGCGGCGGAGCTTCAATGGCAGAGGGTTtcacgaggaagaagaagaagtggaGGAGACAAGGTAAACTGGAAAAGGGAGACCCCCCGTGCATATTTATAGGGGGGAGATAACAGAAAATGGTAGGTGCAAGACCCGAGGAGGCGCAGTAACATTTTGGAATGAAAagggcgcctcgattttcgggataaaTGGATTTGCACAAGATTTGTTATGACGTCATGAGAAAACTCCCTAAATTTATGGCGGTGACATCATCATTTCGTATGGCGGGTTATGAAGTTTTTCAAGCTGAGATCGTGAGACTCGGATAGAAGACTCGCCAGATTAAgatggaagattgacatgaaccagttcaaaccaatttggggcctaatgttggggatataaccccaTGGTGTAACCCACCTGTGAAGGCCGAGTTAAACTACTGGCGACTCTCGGAGCTGGACTTCGGATGGACCAGGACGATCAAGATGAAGGACCGGATGGGCGGCTCACAAGATGGGTTGGCTTAGGGCCCGAAGCCAGAAGGTGGCAGGCGGCCCGGAGGTGTAAGCCGTCGTACGATGACTTGTCGTGAAAGGCAAGGCGATTTAGAGTTAGGCTCGGTCACGTGTCATGACCCAACCCGGACTCTTGTAAGCCAGAGGCCTCGACCTGTATATAAAGGCGAGTCCCTGGCACAGAATAGGACatgtttttttttgaattttcacCGGGGGAGGAAGGGAAGCCCTTCCACCACCTGAATATATTGCGTAAAGGGGCAGAAGCCACCAGAATATTCAGTTTTTACAAGAGAGGAGAGAGCTGAGAGCCACCCTGAAGAACCACAAGCCTCACAGGCTCATATAAGAACAGACAGCCAAACGTCGATGTGGGGCTGGTCGTCGGTCTTCAGCCAGCCACGCCAAAGCACCGCGTCATCCCGACAGGCTTTGTAGGTAGCGGCAAGGGACATCATTTCTTCCCAGAAAATGATGGCGTTACGACGCTTCCATAGCCGCCAGCAGCAGAGAAGGACGAAAGCCGCAGGAGAGTCGGCGCCGACGGCGGGGGACGCGTCGAAGCAGTGAAGCGCACGGACCGTGCCCGCTTCAGGGGACAGCCCGACCCCCGCCAAAACTGCACCGCGAACGGGCACCTGAAGATGAGATGGTCGGCGGTCTCGAGCACCGCTTCGCAGCAGGGGCACCCGGCCTCCGCCGTAGTGAGGATGGTCTTGCGAAGGAGCACGTCCCGCGTATGGATGCGAGACTGAGTGAGCAGCCACCCAAAGAACTTGACATGTTACAATCAATCGATAGCTAGGTCAAGCGAATACGCTCCCTTGTAATTGATACTCAAGCAATAAGCAACAagagcaggagtaggcttttacctccgacgtgaggggccgaacctgggtaaactcgcGTCTCTCGTCCCGCTCAACCCCGACAAGCTAATCGCCATTGTGATGGCCTCACATCTAAGTCCTTACATTAGGATATCTGcgatgacaaaaccacgacaaggAGTATGCCATGGTATGATGCCAAGGCCAGGAGTAACTAGCTAGCAGAGCACTTACTTTCGATGAGGCACTCATTGCAGAGGTGTGTGGGGGGTATTATGTGCATGCTGCTCAGTGGATTATAGCAATTTTCATCCAGTTTTTAGTTAATCAGCTAGGCAATTCTTTTCTTCTTAATGGATGAGGCAAATTTTGTCTCCATTTAAaaatgtgccactgtggcagcatGTTTGTGCTTATACAGCAGTTCCAGTGTCGCGAGTGGCCTTTTTTTTTAAGTAACTACGTGTATCATTAATCACAAAAAAGGAGAATCTAATCTAACGTATAAAGCCATAGCTGAGGGCATCGCTCGCGCTCGTCACTTTTGACCACCCGATCGAGCAACTACAGCATTTTTTTGCCTGCTGGCGGCTGGTCAACCGTCCGCTTTTTTTCACTTTTACATCTGCTTCACAAGAGAATGACTGGTGGGGCTTGTTAGACGTGGGGTCGCGAGATTGACGTGAGTTTCCTTCAGCTTTTGGTTAACGAAGTCCGCGTCCTGATCGCCAATCGCGATCTGGAAAAAAGCAACCCTACACCCACGGGCCAATCCCGCAGCCGCCTCCCTCGCAATCCCGCAGCCGCCTCCCCCGCTTCCTCTGCGCCTCGCGCCGCAACCGCCTCCCCCGCTTCCttcgcgcctccgcctcctctcCCATCTCCTCCCTGCTGCTACTGGCCATCGCACCCTCGCCATCGACGATTGATGCGGCCGACGGCGAGCGCCGGTTAGCGACCGGGAGGCCGCCACCTCTCCTGACCTCCTCCCAGGTTCCCGATCTGGAGCAGCGAGGCCAACCCCCCTCCCCTTCACACGCAGGTGCTCCCCCTCTTCCCTCAGTTCCTTCTCTTTCTTCCCTGACCCTGTCGATGGCCAGACGGGTGACGGGGTGGATCGGGTGGCGGTGATGTCAGAGCTTGAGATGGCAGAGCTCGGGCTGGAGCGCTCATGGGGTGACGGATTCAAGGGCTGGAGCTCTCACGGAATGGAGGTGCTCAGACTAGAGGCAGCGGAGGACGCCCTATGGGCGAGCTGGAGGTGGAGGCGGTGAGAGCCCTCTCCCCATCTCTCATTTTCTCCATTTCTTTCCCTTCAACATCTCACCGTTGCTCCTGTATGGAACAACAGAGAGGATGGGAAGAGGCCTGGAGTGGCTCGGGGCAGTGAAGGGGAATAGAGATGAGGAGGCGCGGAGTGAAGAGCCGGGAAGGAGGAGGGTtcggaagagagaagagaagagtGTGTCGACCATGCGCTTGTATGGAACACCATCAGCCGATCCACACTCTGCTCTGCCAACCTTGCTTCATTTGGCCTCTGCAGATACCCACACACCTTCACCCCCTCTTGGTTTGCCTCCTTCACTCTCACAGAGCGTGTCATCTTTGTTTGTGTATATTTGTTTTGTGGGTTATCTGCTTGTTGTTTTTATGCATCTTCTCTTGATTAATTTTTGTTTCCTTGTAGCCCACTGATTCCGTCTATAACATGCTGCTAGGTTCTTCGTTTGGCTGGATTGTAGGTGGCCTTTTGCAAGAAGAGTTTCAGTGCTCAGCATATTGCAGTCATTGCAGCAGCGAGTTCTATGAAGCACATCAATCAAGGGTACATAGTCAATGACAATCCCTCCCATTTAATTAGATGGTTTGCCAGTTTCTTCATGTAGATAGTATCATAGTGATGCGATTCAGATGTTTATAATTCTTTTCTAACATTACATGTTCTTGTAGTCATTCATTTTGAAACCACGGAGGCCATCGCATTATGCATTGGTTAGACTAGGTAATTTCTGTTCTATAACTTTTCTATCAATATGCCAGGATCGACTGTTCGCCTCACCTTTATTCTACAATGCCAAAATGTCCAGAACATAAGGGCAACATAAATTTCAAGCTTTTAGACCTTACTTATGTTATGAACTTATGATATATGTCTAAATTCTATAGATGTTTTATCCTTTGCTACATCTGAGTATACACTAATTAGTTAAACCTTTTCTTCTCCGGATCTGCATTCCACCTGTACTAATTGCGAGATTATATATGTGTTTGTGTTCATTCTTAATTTAAACTAGACCTAGCTGTATATACTACAAAATTTGTTAAACTTGCGCTGGGCAGGTTTCCATGATGAGTTCGTAGCCTTTATGAAGTTGTTGCTGATTGTTTTCTGTAATCATCGCTCATTTCTCGTCTCCATAGCAGAAAATTTGATTCTTGCCTCTAACCTTGATCCtgatgaaacaattgcttggcacAATAAATAAATGTTTGAGTGGcatgatgtgttaggtttccatgATTTACTGTCATTTACATGAGGAGGTGGCAGTTTTGGCTACCTCCACCCGCCTCAGTCTGTTTTTTAAAGTGGGAAGTGATGAATCGAACAAGGAGGAAGGACGACGTGTTTGTTCTTTCCGGCGTGTTTACTAGACTTTGTATATATGAACTTCACCTCATATTTTCTTCCTGGCTTGATAAGAACTGAACAATACAATTTGGTTTCTCGTGTCCAGTATTCCAGATTGAGTGATGCTAGAGATATGCGACCCTTAGACCAGTTTACGAAATGCTTTAGGTGTATTTTTCTTTCATGTACATAGCTGGAAGTAGTCTGATAGCCATTTTATAAGGATAAACAAGGCTTACTGTACGTAAGGTTTGAGACTACCCCATTTCAAATAACTAAGGGAATCACTATTCCTCAAATGCAAGATATTGGTTTATTTTATTTCGTATGGCATGTTTTTGTTTCAGTTCTTTGTTTTTTCAATCCATTTGCTTTCTTGCAGTCTTTGTGATAACAGTGATTTGAGAAGGATCTGTCTCTGTAGCTGTAGATGATAACTACATAATTATTTGTTCTTTCTATGTGAAATATTTAACCTTC
This sequence is a window from Aegilops tauschii subsp. strangulata cultivar AL8/78 chromosome 7, Aet v6.0, whole genome shotgun sequence. Protein-coding genes within it:
- the LOC109736510 gene encoding uncharacterized protein; protein product: MGRGLEWLGAVKGNRDEEARSEEPGRRRVRKREEKSVSTMRLYGTPSADPHSALPTLLHLASADTHTPSPPLGSSFGWIVGGLLQEEFQCSAYCSHCSSEFYEAHQSRSFILKPRRPSHYALVRLAPLVLCSCCALG
- the LOC120969727 gene encoding uncharacterized protein; translation: MGKSSTTPVIPESEEQVLVTPDANTEQDEEHHDDRGDPPPQTEKTASDAMDADANPAGNPDPPSSIPSSPLEATEETPPEKNDDDVAIIGAGYKTPGITNLLTKHTTKEEKLLSEKGKSKLELSGYEGLNAEDLHAGYVSRLVTSRDMEASLVNTMKRSMRKHYLWPTQTSPV